The sequence ttaaaatttcgtttcttatttttttttttttttttttttttctatttttattttatttaaattttatatcacagatttgtaaatttttaaatctttagatttatataaatatttttttttttttttttattaaaacataatttatttatttattatttattatttattattatttttttttttaaagtttagCAGCATTTGGTTTTGAAGATAAGAATCTACCGAGAACAAAAGCACCAGCACGAGCACCTTCAGATAAAGCGATAGCACCAGAAATCATCATTTCAATGGTTGGATCTACAGAACCTTTTGGAAGAGCTTTGAAGGTATTGATAGTTTTGTTATCGAGGACTTCCCAATTTCTGAGGATATTACCTTCTTGAGTTAAATCCATAGCGATGTGAACGTAGAAACCAGCACTTTCCATCATACTACGATAGGACATGAGAGAACCCATATGTGGAACAGAGTGATGAGCACAAATTGGTTCAATGAATTGAACGATATCTTTTTCAGTTGGTTTTTCACATTGTAACCATTCAGAACCAGACATACGACCACCTGGTTTTAAAACTCTGTAACATTCTTTGATGAAAGCTTGTTTATCTGGCATATGACAAGTGGATTCAAAGAAAGTGACAACGTCAAAGGTGTTATCTGGGTATGGCATTTTCATGGCATCACCATGATCGAATGAGGCACGGTCAGAGACACCGAGGTCTTTGGCTCTTTGGGTGGCAATACCGACTTGTTTCTTATTGATGTTAAGACCACGGATTTTGCAACCAGTGTATTGACAGATTTCGAGGGTTGgaccaccaacaccacaaCCTACATCCAATACTAAACTGTCCTTGGTGATACGAGCGGAATCGGCAACAGAGTGTTCTAAACGTTTGACGGCGGTTTCTAATGGTTCAGTATCGGTTTTGAATGGAGCGAAATGGAAATGATTACCCCAACCACTTTGGTAGGTTTCAGTGACGATATCATAGTAATCACTGACCATGGTGTTGTAGTTTTCGACACGTTTCTCTTCCTTTAAACGGACACCTTCGAATTTTTCATCCTTGACAACGTCTTCTTGTGGGGCGATCTTAACGATTGAACCAGTTTCAACGGTTTTCTTGATTGATTCGAGGAAGGCATTCCAGGTGTGGGTCATTTCACGATTACCCATAGTACGAGCAAAACCAACTAAAAGTTTTGGAATTTCAATATCGGTTTCAATGTTGGCTTCTGCTGATAATGTGCATTTGTTGGCACCAGTTGATACAATGGTGTATTTACCATAGGATGACATGTTACCTCCTGTCATGTTTTCCCATTGAACGGTGGTGGCGTTAACTTTGGTGTATTTGGCAATGTGAGTGGCTTTCATTTGAATTGAACCAACTTTACGTTCTTGCATGGTCCATTTGTAGGTATTGGCATTAACCTTTACAACACTATCAACAAATGGATAACATTTGGCAACTGTTGGTACATCTAAAAGGAATGCAATAACTTTTTCTGCTGattgattaatttcaattggttttgattGATGATTAGTTTGAATTAataccattttatttttttttgtttttttaatttaaaggGTTATTGTATTTTggtaggaaaaaaaaaaaataataaattatttataaatataaattatttgaaatccTTAAAAGACTCGGTTTGTTTTTagattatatttatttaaaaattattgatttaaattgaaatttatttatttataaaaataaaaaaaactcgTTTGCCGTTGAacaatgaaaagaaaaaaaaaaaaaaaaaaaaaaaaaaaaatttaaaaaaaatcagtcgaaaaaaaaaaaaaataaaaaaaaaaaataaaaataaaaataaaaaaaaaatatttttaaaatatctaacAAGCCATCAATCACCAcctccaaaaaaaaaaaaaaaaaaaaaaaaaaaaaaaaaaaaaataattaaaatttcaagtaatccttttaaatttactaaattatctaataatccaaaattaaagcttttttttttttaaaaaaaaaaataaaaaaaataaatattgataactttttactttttttttttttatttgattaaattataaatacatACTTGTGTTGTTCTACTAAATGTGTTGTTACACTTGATCTATCACCTTTAAATGTTGCTGGACACATTGGACAAATACATGtaaaatttagatttattcTTTCAGAATGTTGTTATTCTAAAATTGAATtctgtttttattttgtatttggttaataaaaactttaattctaaattttttttttttttttttttttttaaaaaaagaaacttaCCAATTGACCAGTTTGTAATTTTCTTCTAATGTCACCAAGTAAATAATAGTTTGTAACAGGTTCAGATTTTGAAGTTTGAGTTTGAACGACTGTTGTAAATTCTGTTAGTGGTttaccaacaacaattgCTTTTTCCAATTGGTTCTAAATAACCAactaaatttgtaatttcattaaCATCAGCAATAACAAATTTATGTTGATTGAAAATGTGTTCTAATATAGTTCTAgattaaaattcaaaatgagAACATAATAAACATGGATATTTAATACCAGTAGTGTTTGTGTTGCTTGATACTACCGATGATGTTGATTCTGCATCTGATGCACTTAATCTTCTGCATCTGATGCACTTAATCTTCTGAATCTGattgattaatatttaaattactaaTTGAAcctattgttgttattgttatagttgttgaatttgttgttgctggGGTTATAATGGTTGGTAtttgtatattattattattattattattattattattattattattattattattattattattattattattattattattattattattattattattattaaaatcaaatgttaatgatgattttaatggtTCAACAGTAGGCCATTTACTCCAATCttgcatttttaatttataaatttatatgtgTGAAAATGAATGTTTacaataaatgaataaacaAGGAACTGTAATTttgagaaaaataaaaaattttagattaAACTAGTGTTCGCCAATTTCCggaaaaaaattcaaattatggTGGAAAATGGAAAATGGAAGATTTTCCAccatatttataaataatagaattaattggaaaaaagattataaaaaaaaaaaaaatagaaaaaataaaaataaaaaaaaatatttttaaaatatctaacACAGTGTAAGCCATCAATCACcaccccaaaaaaaaaaaaaaaaaaaaaaaaaaataattaaaattactgTAATTTTTGGGATAGCAacactttattttttattaaaacttgGCATTACCaaaataaccaaaaaaaaaaaaaaaaaaaaattaaggtGTACTTAATAAGATAATTTtaggataaaaaaaattaaaacattccttttttttttttttttttttttttttttttttgtaagtCCTCTTTTTGTATACTTAAATTTGCAACTCCAGTATCTTAATTCCTTTTatgtttttgaaataaaatttttttgttagttttgatttttttaaatcttgaaaaattattaaggttatattttttacttttcaatattataattattattattattttttacttttcaatattattattattaatattttatcacaatttatttttttcaattttttttttttttttttttttttaaaaaatttttattaaaaaaaaaaatttttgaaattatccaaatcttttttttttttttctttttttttttttttaaaaaattaacaccacaacaaccacccaAACCTCAcacctttttctttttttctttttttttctttttttttccacatatcctttttatttatattctttttcttttgtaaTACTTTGGTTATAAGAAAAGATatcacaataaaaaaaaaaacacaaaaaaaaaaaaaacacaaaaaaaaacaaaaaaaaaaaaacaacacaaCTCATACTCACTGCCACACCACACCTCGCATCTTTCACTCACACCCTTCAACTGTTTAAACACTACATATATcatctatatatatatttttttttttcattcacatacaattgtatattttttccttttttttttttttttttttttttgtttttttcctcttataaacaattatttaattttattattttaaatattttttttcttctttcaaataaaaaatgtcgGCAACCAAAATTCACAACAGTTA comes from Dictyostelium discoideum AX4 chromosome 2 chromosome, whole genome shotgun sequence and encodes:
- a CDS encoding hypothetical protein (P25087 Sterol 24-C-methyltransferase (EC 2.1.1.41) (Delta(24)-sterol C- methyltransferase)), which gives rise to MVLIQTNHQSKPIEINQSAEKVIAFLLDVPTVAKCYPFVDSVVKVNANTYKWTMQERKVGSIQMKATHIAKYTKVNATTVQWENMTGGNMSSYGKYTIVSTGANKCTLSAEANIETDIEIPKLLVGFARTMGNREMTHTWNAFLESIKKTVETGSIVKIAPQEDVVKDEKFEGVRLKEEKRVENYNTMVSDYYDIVTETYQSGWGNHFHFAPFKTDTEPLETAVKRLEHSVADSARITKDSLVLDVGCGVGGPTLEICQYTGCKIRGLNINKKQVGIATQRAKDLGVSDRASFDHGDAMKMPYPDNTFDVVTFFESTCHMPDKQAFIKECYRVLKPGGRMSGSEWLQCEKPTEKDIVQFIEPICAHHSVPHMGSLMSYRSMMESAGFYVHIAMDLTQEGNILRNWEVLDNKTINTFKALPKGSVDPTIEMMISGAIALSEGARAGAFVLGRFLSSKPNAAKL